A stretch of DNA from Pseudonocardia hierapolitana:
ACACCGCCGAGTACGGCGACCTCACCCGTGGCCCGCGCGTGATCACGCCCGCGGTCAAGGAGGAGATGAAGAAGATCCTGGGTGAGATCCAGGACGGCACGTTCGCGCGCGAGTGGGTGGCCGAGGACGACGCAGGCCGCCCCAACTTCACCCGCCTCCAGAAGGAGGGGCAGGACCACCCGATCGAGCAGGTCGGGGAGAAGCTGCGCGGCCTGATGAGCTGGGTGGGCACCAAGGCCACCTGAGCCTCCCACCGATCGCACGAACGGCCCGTCCGTCCAGCCCTACTGGACGGACGGGCCGTTCCTGCATGATCGGGTGGTGGACGTCGACGCCCTCAGGGCACGGACCCCGGGGTGTGCCCAGCGGGTGCACCTGAACAACGCGGGCGCGGGCCTGCTCGCGCAGCCGACAGTGGACGTCATGGTCGGGCACCTCCGCTGGGAGGCGGAGATCGGCGGGTACGAGGCCGCGGACGCCGCCCGGGACGACATCGCGGCGGTGTACGCCGCGGTCGCCGAGCTGGTGGGAGGCGCGCGCGAGGAGATCGCGTTCTTCGACAACGCCACCCACGCCTGGAACGCCGCGTTCTACTCGGTGCCGCTCGGCCCCGGCGACCGGATCCTCACCGGCCGCGCCGAGTACGGCAGCAACGTGCTGGCCTACCTGCAGGTGGCGCAGCGGACCGGCGCCGAGGTCGTCGTCGTCCCGAACGACGGGAGCGGGCAGCTCGACACCACCGCGCTGGCCGACCTCGTCGACGAGCGCACGCGGCTGATCGGGCTCAGCCACGTACCCACCAGCGGCGGGCTCGTCAACCCGGCCGTCGAGGTCGGGCGCATCGCGCGGGAGGCCGGTGTGCTCTACCTGCTCGACGCCACGCAGTCGGTGGGCCAGTTCCCGGTCGACGTGCGCGAGATCGGCTGCGACATGCTGTCCGCCACCGGGCGGAAGTTCCTGCGCGGCCCGCGCGGCACCGGCTTCCTCTGGGTGCGCTCCGCCGCGCTGGAGCGGCTCGACCCCTACGTCGCCGAGATCCGCTCCGCCACCTGGGACGGCGGGCGCGGCTTCACATGGGCCGACGGGGCACGGCGCTTCGAGTCCTGGGAGAACAGCTACGTCAACCAGCTCGGCCTGGGAGCCGCCGTCCGGCAGGCGCTCGACCTGGGCATGGACGCCATCGCCGCACGCACCCTGGCGCTGGGCGCCACGCTGCGCGAGCGGCTCGACGCGGTGCCCGGGGTGTCCACCCACGACCTGGGCAGCAACCGGTGCGCGATCGTCACGGCGAAGGTCGACGGCGTGCCGACCGCCGAGGTCGTCGCCGCGCTCGCCCGCGCCGGGGTCAACGCGACCGCCACCGTGCCCGAGGACACCCAGTTCGACACGGAGGTGCGCGACGTGCACCCGCTGGTGCGCCTGTCTCCGCACTACTACAACACCGAGAGCGAGCTGGACCGCGCGGTCGAGGTGATCGCCGGCCTTGCGCGCTGAACCGCGTGGAGGACGGGCGCGGAGGGGGACGGGGAGCGATGGGGGCGGACGCCGCGGGAATCCGGGCCGCGGTCGAGGCGACGGTGAACGCCGGAACGACGTACTTCGAGATGTGGCTCGAGTCCGAGCCCGCCGCGATGATGCGGTCGCGCAGCCGCGGGATCTGCGACTTCACCCACCGGCGCGCGGTCGCCCACACGGTGACGGAGCTACCGCGGGACGTCCCCGATGTGTTCCAGATCACCGATGGTGGGGTCGTCTACAGCCAGGAGGCGGACGACCAGTGGCACGTCCTGGACATGGGTGGCTGGGGGTCGGCGAGCCTGATGGCCGTACTCGGCTGGCTCTACGGGGTGGTGGAGGTGCGGACGGCCGAGAGCCGGGACCACGCCGTGACGATGAGCGCGCAGCGCGCGGTCGAGGCCGGCCCCGCGCCGTTGCGCGACGAGCTCCGCACGGCCTTCCACCAGGCCGGTCATCTCGACGCGGTCGCGACCGGGAGGGTCCGCACCGACGCCGCCGACCGGGTCACCGAATGCCGGCTCGAGCTCCCGCCCGGCCGG
This window harbors:
- a CDS encoding aminotransferase class V-fold PLP-dependent enzyme, which produces MDVDALRARTPGCAQRVHLNNAGAGLLAQPTVDVMVGHLRWEAEIGGYEAADAARDDIAAVYAAVAELVGGAREEIAFFDNATHAWNAAFYSVPLGPGDRILTGRAEYGSNVLAYLQVAQRTGAEVVVVPNDGSGQLDTTALADLVDERTRLIGLSHVPTSGGLVNPAVEVGRIAREAGVLYLLDATQSVGQFPVDVREIGCDMLSATGRKFLRGPRGTGFLWVRSAALERLDPYVAEIRSATWDGGRGFTWADGARRFESWENSYVNQLGLGAAVRQALDLGMDAIAARTLALGATLRERLDAVPGVSTHDLGSNRCAIVTAKVDGVPTAEVVAALARAGVNATATVPEDTQFDTEVRDVHPLVRLSPHYYNTESELDRAVEVIAGLAR